The following proteins are co-located in the Polystyrenella longa genome:
- a CDS encoding homoserine dehydrogenase — MSEIVKIALIGLGTVGTGVARVLLEESERLTRRCGKQIKLAKVVVRDKSRPRHIDLPDEMVTDNLQDVLDDESIQIAVQLIGGINPAKDYMERLLDSGKHVVSANKALLCEHGEELFSRAREQGRTIAFEAAVAGGVPIIHVLSQAMVGNQITSIEAILNGTSNFILSEMFLGGRDYADVLREAQELGYAEADPALDVDGTDAAQKLGLLTQLAFGTKVSLDQFPRQGIDKLPLEDLLYADELGYSVRLIAVARLLNEQLEMHVQPTLVQLDKPLAQVSGVNNMVALEGDVVGKTWYSGYGAGQNPTASAVIADLVDTVAGRSDLIFPFMDLWSDRPARKVLPAEEIRRRYYMRFSVLDQPHTFAEMADILGRNQISLASIIQHETPESPEANGESRQIVPVVIMTHMTTEGRIRAASAELAELKSICPDPVIMPVLD, encoded by the coding sequence ATGTCCGAAATAGTAAAAATTGCCCTGATTGGTCTGGGAACCGTCGGTACCGGAGTCGCCCGAGTCCTTCTCGAAGAATCTGAACGCCTGACTCGCCGCTGTGGAAAACAGATTAAACTGGCGAAAGTGGTCGTTCGGGATAAATCTCGACCTCGACACATTGATCTCCCTGATGAAATGGTGACGGACAACCTGCAGGATGTTCTCGATGACGAATCCATCCAGATTGCAGTACAGTTGATTGGGGGAATTAATCCGGCGAAAGATTACATGGAGCGGTTGCTCGACAGTGGGAAACATGTCGTCTCCGCCAACAAGGCCTTGTTATGCGAGCATGGTGAAGAATTATTCTCCCGGGCCCGTGAACAGGGCCGCACGATCGCTTTTGAGGCTGCCGTCGCCGGGGGCGTGCCGATTATTCACGTGCTGAGTCAGGCGATGGTTGGAAACCAGATCACCTCCATCGAAGCGATTCTGAACGGTACGAGTAACTTCATTCTCTCCGAAATGTTTCTCGGTGGACGCGATTATGCCGACGTCCTCAGGGAAGCTCAGGAGCTGGGCTATGCCGAAGCAGATCCCGCTTTGGATGTTGATGGAACAGACGCCGCCCAGAAATTGGGCCTGTTGACCCAGCTCGCTTTCGGAACCAAGGTCTCGCTTGATCAATTTCCGCGACAGGGCATTGACAAGCTTCCGTTGGAAGATTTGCTCTACGCGGATGAGCTGGGGTACTCGGTTCGGTTGATTGCAGTCGCCCGTTTATTAAACGAACAACTCGAGATGCACGTTCAACCAACACTGGTACAACTCGATAAGCCGTTGGCTCAGGTCAGTGGTGTGAATAACATGGTCGCCCTCGAAGGGGATGTCGTCGGAAAAACCTGGTACTCCGGATACGGTGCGGGTCAGAACCCGACCGCCTCGGCCGTGATTGCTGACCTTGTCGACACGGTCGCTGGTCGCAGTGATCTCATTTTTCCATTCATGGATCTATGGAGTGATCGACCCGCCCGAAAAGTGCTACCCGCAGAAGAGATTCGCCGACGGTATTACATGCGGTTCAGCGTACTTGATCAACCTCATACTTTTGCTGAGATGGCCGATATTCTGGGACGAAATCAGATTAGCCTGGCCTCGATCATTCAGCATGAAACTCCCGAATCGCCCGAGGCCAATGGAGAGTCCCGACAAATCGTGCCCGTCGTAATCATGACACACATGACAACCGAAGGTCGCATTCGAGCCGCAAGCGCCGAGCTGGCCGAATTGAAATCGATCTGTCCTGACCCGGTCATCATGCCTGTTCTTGATTAA
- a CDS encoding ABC transporter permease subunit/CPBP intramembrane protease, whose amino-acid sequence MNWRNIRLIFMREVRDLLRDRRTLFMVFMMPLLLYPALGIGMAQMMLSYREKVRTVVVLGEEHLPPPPLLADGQFAGRWFPTAKESSQLEVVTPQTLKAAEGDLPENPTEGVRTAQQDEVERLKLLVDNAKNLGNVHQKLMQLNGEYDQLLEQKIKSRKKDDEGKESPETSSPSPADSDLEKRMADLQQEIELTHDELSDLFAISNMQVLILVPDGFAESIEKTTTQIAERNITEEGNGVSVPSLTVLHNNADQKSQIAYSRVRTVLALWEADILKQRLTAASLPESITSPVNPKSVDLASAQELSANVWGTIIPALLIIMAMTGAFYPAIDLAAGEKERGTMETLLICPASRTEIVWGKFFTVLSFSIATAILNLVSLGFTTKYMVALGGGGSGGLAQLGVIAPPSLEAICWVVILLIPIAALFSALSFALATFARSSKEGQYYLTPMLAVTTGLTVFCASPAVEITPFYSIMPVIGVGLLLKGLLSSPDVSMMLIYVIPVLITSTGYSLLALWWAIDQFCREDVLFREAERFNLGLWIKQLLREKQATPTFPEAGLCFLLIMFLQFATMNLTRSLLGPIDESAAPTVMLKLLLIQQIALIAAPALIMGAMLAGSLRQTFKIYMPPLPHLLIGISLPFVLHPLVIELAQSLQWFFPPLPEQVEQALLLMQDNNISPWLLLLTFAAAPAICEEIAFRGFILSGLAHHGRLGIAIVFSSLAFGLMHMIPQQVFNASLLGLVLGLLCLRSNSLLPGILFHFVNNGIEVLRGVYQKELQSSISPGNLFVTYTETEYHYHWPTLIICGIVSAALIYWLYQNPARLSPAQQQPAADKFRLK is encoded by the coding sequence ATGAACTGGAGAAATATACGTCTGATATTCATGCGTGAAGTTCGCGATCTTCTTCGAGACCGCCGAACCTTGTTCATGGTCTTTATGATGCCGCTGCTGCTCTACCCAGCGCTCGGCATTGGTATGGCGCAGATGATGCTTTCCTATCGGGAAAAGGTCCGGACTGTTGTCGTCCTCGGTGAAGAACATCTCCCCCCCCCACCGCTGCTGGCAGATGGACAATTCGCGGGCCGCTGGTTTCCCACGGCCAAAGAGTCTTCACAACTGGAAGTCGTTACGCCACAGACACTGAAAGCTGCTGAAGGAGACCTTCCAGAGAATCCAACGGAGGGTGTACGCACTGCGCAGCAGGACGAAGTCGAACGACTAAAACTGCTTGTTGATAATGCAAAGAACCTGGGCAACGTGCATCAGAAACTGATGCAGCTAAACGGTGAATACGACCAACTCCTTGAGCAGAAGATTAAATCACGAAAGAAAGACGATGAAGGGAAGGAGTCACCCGAAACCTCTTCGCCCTCCCCTGCTGATTCAGACCTTGAAAAGCGGATGGCGGATCTGCAACAGGAAATCGAACTGACACATGATGAATTGAGTGACCTGTTCGCAATCAGCAATATGCAGGTCTTGATTCTGGTCCCCGACGGATTTGCAGAGTCGATTGAAAAAACAACGACCCAGATCGCCGAACGAAACATTACTGAAGAAGGCAACGGCGTTTCCGTTCCTTCGTTGACGGTGCTCCATAACAACGCCGATCAGAAATCACAAATCGCCTACTCGCGAGTCCGAACCGTACTCGCCTTGTGGGAAGCCGATATTCTCAAACAGCGGCTGACGGCGGCCAGCCTTCCCGAATCGATCACCTCGCCCGTCAATCCTAAGTCGGTCGACCTGGCGAGCGCTCAAGAGTTATCGGCCAACGTGTGGGGAACCATCATCCCGGCACTGCTGATCATTATGGCGATGACGGGAGCGTTCTATCCGGCCATCGACTTGGCGGCAGGAGAAAAAGAACGGGGAACAATGGAAACGTTGTTGATCTGCCCCGCGTCTCGAACAGAAATTGTCTGGGGTAAGTTTTTCACCGTCCTCAGCTTCAGTATTGCCACAGCGATTTTGAATTTAGTCAGTTTAGGATTCACGACCAAATATATGGTGGCGCTCGGTGGCGGCGGCTCGGGTGGCCTCGCCCAATTGGGAGTTATCGCCCCGCCCTCTCTCGAAGCGATCTGCTGGGTGGTCATCCTGTTAATTCCCATCGCGGCGTTATTTAGTGCTCTCAGCTTCGCGCTGGCCACGTTTGCCCGCAGCAGCAAAGAAGGCCAGTATTACCTGACTCCGATGCTGGCAGTGACCACTGGTCTGACTGTATTCTGCGCGTCCCCCGCAGTCGAAATCACTCCCTTCTACAGTATCATGCCTGTCATTGGCGTGGGATTACTGCTTAAGGGATTGCTCAGCTCACCGGATGTCTCCATGATGCTGATCTATGTAATCCCCGTCCTGATTACCAGCACCGGTTACAGCCTGCTGGCGCTCTGGTGGGCCATTGACCAGTTCTGCCGAGAAGACGTGCTTTTCCGGGAAGCGGAACGGTTCAACTTAGGTTTGTGGATTAAACAATTACTGCGTGAGAAACAGGCAACCCCCACCTTCCCGGAAGCGGGGCTCTGTTTTCTACTGATCATGTTCCTGCAGTTCGCCACGATGAACCTCACGCGCAGCCTGCTGGGACCAATCGATGAATCTGCGGCCCCCACGGTGATGTTGAAGCTACTTCTGATTCAGCAAATTGCGCTGATCGCCGCCCCCGCGCTGATTATGGGCGCTATGCTGGCGGGCAGTTTGCGGCAGACATTCAAAATCTACATGCCACCGTTGCCACACCTGTTGATTGGCATCTCACTCCCGTTCGTACTGCATCCGCTGGTGATCGAGCTGGCCCAGAGCCTGCAATGGTTCTTTCCCCCGTTGCCGGAGCAGGTCGAACAGGCACTGTTACTGATGCAAGACAATAACATCAGTCCGTGGTTACTGCTGTTAACCTTCGCGGCTGCGCCTGCCATTTGTGAAGAAATCGCCTTCCGCGGATTCATCCTGAGTGGCCTAGCCCATCATGGTCGGTTGGGTATTGCGATCGTCTTTTCGAGCCTGGCCTTCGGCTTGATGCACATGATTCCGCAACAGGTTTTTAATGCATCGCTGCTCGGTCTGGTACTGGGTCTGCTCTGTTTAAGAAGTAACAGCCTGCTTCCCGGAATTCTGTTCCACTTTGTGAACAACGGAATCGAAGTTCTGCGGGGCGTCTACCAGAAAGAGCTGCAGTCTTCTATTTCACCCGGAAACCTGTTTGTCACCTACACCGAGACCGAATATCATTATCACTGGCCCACATTGATTATCTGCGGGATTGTCTCCGCAGCGCTGATTTACTGGCTGTATCAAAATCCAGCCCGTTTATCGCCTGCCCAGCAGCAGCCCGCTGCGGATAAATTTCGATTAAAATAA
- a CDS encoding PstS family phosphate ABC transporter substrate-binding protein yields MRRICSVLMLTMLLCFAATGCKVENTNSTSNVNSTGDRKVSKEIQIDGSSTVFPISQAVAEEYMKENSDINVTVGLSGTGGGFKRFIRGETDINDASRPIKESELKSLKDAGIEFIELTIAIDGLSVIVHPENDWCDAITTEQLNMIWKPGSEITTWKQVDENWPDEPFKLYGPDTDSGTFDYFTEAINGEEGASRSEYVASSDDNILVRGVSGDKYSLGYFGYAYYVENKNKLKVLSVANGNDVSIAVEPTAESIEAGKYVPLSRPLFLYVRKDSLQKPHVATFLRYYLNEGQNLVNEVGYVNLSEEQLKTTKQTLEEGVSK; encoded by the coding sequence ATGCGCCGAATTTGCTCGGTCCTGATGTTAACGATGCTGCTCTGTTTCGCCGCAACCGGCTGCAAGGTTGAAAACACTAACTCAACCTCCAACGTCAACAGTACCGGCGATCGCAAGGTATCGAAAGAAATTCAGATCGACGGTTCCAGTACCGTCTTTCCAATTTCACAGGCTGTCGCTGAAGAGTACATGAAAGAAAACTCAGATATCAATGTCACCGTTGGTCTGAGCGGAACCGGCGGCGGATTCAAACGTTTCATCCGCGGCGAAACGGACATCAACGACGCTTCCCGTCCCATTAAGGAATCCGAACTGAAGTCGTTGAAAGATGCCGGTATCGAGTTCATTGAACTGACCATCGCGATTGATGGCCTTTCCGTCATCGTCCACCCCGAAAACGACTGGTGCGACGCGATTACAACCGAGCAACTTAACATGATCTGGAAACCGGGTTCGGAAATCACCACTTGGAAGCAAGTCGATGAAAACTGGCCCGATGAACCATTCAAACTCTACGGACCGGACACCGACTCTGGAACGTTCGATTACTTCACGGAAGCTATCAACGGCGAAGAAGGTGCCAGCCGCTCCGAATACGTTGCCAGTTCCGACGACAACATTCTGGTTCGCGGTGTCTCGGGCGACAAATACTCGCTCGGTTACTTCGGCTATGCCTACTACGTCGAAAACAAAAACAAACTGAAAGTCCTCAGTGTGGCTAACGGAAACGATGTTTCCATCGCGGTTGAACCGACTGCCGAATCTATTGAAGCAGGGAAATACGTTCCCCTTTCCCGGCCACTTTTCCTGTATGTCCGCAAAGACTCACTTCAGAAACCGCATGTTGCCACGTTTCTTCGGTACTACCTCAATGAGGGGCAGAACCTGGTGAATGAAGTTGGCTATGTCAATCTGAGTGAAGAACAACTCAAAACAACGAAGCAAACATTGGAAGAGGGAGTCAGCAAATAA
- a CDS encoding menaquinone biosynthetic enzyme MqnA/MqnD family protein, producing the protein MTDNQCRPLRIGAVSYLNAKPLVYRLAELAPAAELKLDYPSRLADQLAAGELDVALIPSIEITRNPSCKLISDACIASCGPVLSVRLYSRVHPGKIRTLALDVGSRTSATLVRIFLSEKYGVQPELAPLPFGKPVEASECDAILMIGDRAMHVPEEEFEVVWDLGEEWYSWTGLPFVFAAWAARTHVELGELPDILSEARNQGVEHLAEIAAEEAPKLDLSPELAENYLRNNLHFHLGSAERNGLRLFQDLATYLPPGGIDIVQRHYVSTR; encoded by the coding sequence ATGACAGACAATCAATGCCGCCCATTACGTATTGGGGCGGTCAGTTATCTCAATGCCAAACCTCTGGTTTATCGCCTGGCCGAACTGGCGCCCGCAGCGGAATTGAAGCTCGATTATCCCAGCCGTCTCGCGGACCAACTTGCCGCGGGAGAGCTGGATGTTGCTCTGATTCCTTCGATTGAGATCACCCGAAACCCTTCCTGTAAGCTGATTTCGGACGCCTGCATAGCCAGTTGCGGACCTGTTCTCAGCGTAAGACTTTACAGTCGAGTTCATCCGGGCAAAATCCGGACACTCGCGCTCGACGTCGGTTCGCGGACGAGTGCGACGCTCGTGCGGATTTTTCTCTCCGAGAAATACGGAGTCCAGCCAGAACTTGCCCCGCTCCCTTTCGGAAAACCGGTGGAAGCATCAGAATGCGATGCCATCCTGATGATTGGCGATCGGGCGATGCATGTGCCGGAAGAAGAATTTGAAGTTGTCTGGGATCTTGGCGAAGAATGGTACAGCTGGACCGGGCTGCCGTTTGTCTTCGCCGCCTGGGCCGCCCGCACCCATGTCGAACTGGGCGAACTGCCGGACATTCTCTCTGAAGCACGAAATCAGGGCGTTGAACATCTGGCGGAAATAGCAGCGGAAGAAGCGCCCAAACTGGACCTGTCACCAGAACTGGCAGAAAACTACTTAAGAAACAACCTACACTTTCATTTGGGATCAGCGGAACGGAACGGATTGAGACTGTTTCAGGATCTCGCGACCTACTTGCCTCCGGGAGGAATTGACATTGTCCAGCGACATTACGTCTCTACTCGATAA
- a CDS encoding ATP-binding cassette domain-containing protein: MIRVQDLSKSFADLKRGQVKALDSVSFEVQPGEIFGLLGPNGAGKTTCLRILSTVLRPTGGLAEVAGYNVMDNPAQVRANIGFMSGNTGIYDRMTGREMVEYFGRLYGINENELQPRIDDIFEMLQMEDVAEMLGSKMSTGMKQKVSIARTIVHDPPVLIFDEPTSGLDVLVARAVLKTIESLKDQGKCIIFSTHIMREVEKLCNRVAVIYKGQILAIGTVKELEEKYNEPDMEELFFELIRLHEVEIAAQNTTGQNG, translated from the coding sequence ATGATTCGGGTTCAGGATCTCTCCAAATCATTCGCTGATTTAAAGCGAGGGCAGGTAAAAGCCCTCGACTCCGTCAGCTTTGAAGTTCAACCGGGAGAGATCTTCGGACTGCTGGGCCCGAACGGCGCCGGTAAGACCACCTGTTTAAGAATCTTAAGTACTGTTTTACGCCCCACGGGTGGCCTGGCCGAAGTCGCTGGCTATAACGTGATGGATAACCCCGCTCAGGTTCGCGCGAACATTGGCTTTATGTCGGGGAATACCGGCATTTACGACCGGATGACTGGTCGCGAGATGGTCGAGTACTTCGGTCGACTCTATGGAATCAACGAAAACGAACTGCAACCACGCATCGACGACATTTTCGAAATGTTACAGATGGAAGATGTGGCGGAGATGCTCGGTTCCAAAATGTCGACCGGTATGAAGCAGAAGGTTTCCATCGCCCGTACAATCGTGCATGACCCACCCGTGTTGATTTTCGACGAACCCACCTCCGGATTGGATGTTCTCGTCGCGCGGGCTGTGTTGAAAACGATCGAATCGCTCAAGGATCAGGGCAAGTGCATCATCTTCTCTACTCACATTATGCGCGAAGTCGAGAAACTCTGTAATCGCGTCGCCGTGATTTACAAAGGTCAGATTCTGGCCATCGGCACAGTGAAAGAGCTGGAAGAGAAATACAACGAACCCGATATGGAAGAACTCTTCTTTGAGTTAATCCGTCTACACGAAGTCGAAATCGCCGCCCAGAATACAACCGGACAAAACGGATGA
- a CDS encoding NAD(P)-dependent oxidoreductase: MSRETTVGIIGIGLLGSAIVERLRGTEYELVGFDLIESARTWLAEQGGTAADTPIEVVQQASRVITCLPNSTISSELLHSLESELQPGDLVIDVTTGHPTEMAAMGEHLAKLDVGYLDATVGGSSQQTRDGESIVMIGGTAEGVSQGQDVLECFSKQQFHVGPWGAGAQMKLVVNLVLGLNRAVLAEGLSFAERIGFDLGQSLEILKASPAWSLVMDKKGEKMIHQNYEPQARLAQHLKDVRLILDVGEQQAIPLPLSAIHRTLLETSRDKGFGEADNSAVFEAYRSQND, from the coding sequence ATGTCGCGAGAAACCACCGTCGGGATTATTGGGATCGGGTTACTCGGCTCCGCGATTGTTGAGCGACTGCGAGGGACAGAATATGAACTTGTTGGTTTTGACCTCATTGAATCGGCTCGTACCTGGCTGGCTGAGCAGGGAGGCACCGCCGCTGACACTCCGATCGAAGTGGTCCAACAGGCCTCTCGCGTAATTACCTGTCTGCCGAACTCTACGATTTCCAGCGAACTATTGCACAGTTTGGAATCGGAACTCCAACCGGGTGACCTCGTGATTGATGTCACCACCGGGCACCCTACGGAGATGGCGGCGATGGGGGAGCACTTGGCCAAGTTGGACGTTGGTTACCTGGATGCCACGGTTGGTGGCTCCAGCCAGCAAACGCGAGATGGCGAATCGATCGTCATGATTGGAGGCACCGCCGAAGGGGTGTCGCAGGGGCAGGATGTTCTGGAATGCTTTTCCAAACAACAATTCCACGTCGGTCCATGGGGCGCTGGTGCCCAGATGAAACTGGTCGTGAATCTGGTGCTGGGTCTGAATCGCGCCGTGTTGGCTGAGGGACTTTCCTTTGCCGAGCGGATCGGCTTTGATCTGGGACAGTCATTGGAAATCTTAAAGGCAAGCCCGGCTTGGTCGCTGGTAATGGATAAAAAAGGGGAGAAGATGATTCATCAGAATTACGAACCCCAGGCCCGTCTGGCCCAGCACTTGAAGGATGTGCGTTTGATTCTAGACGTTGGCGAACAGCAGGCTATTCCGCTCCCGCTTTCAGCGATTCACCGGACCTTACTGGAAACTTCCCGCGACAAAGGCTTTGGCGAAGCCGACAACAGCGCCGTGTTTGAGGCGTATCGATCCCAGAACGACTAA
- a CDS encoding amidohydrolase family protein, translating to MSGSTGRCSLQARWLFTTPQEVVENQVLEIDEGLITDIHQKPYSETIQLDDCCITPSFVNAHAHLEFSDLAEPFPVEKSFTGWVRNILQYREKRRNALADLVMGGLFELRHTGSAAVADILTGNLSPADYRDHSDFPVSSVVFRELIGLLPESHDEQIHLAVQHLEQFHTHEDDPFAEQTTCTSGGLSPHAPYTVQMRLFEQLANLATSRNVPVAFHLAETKAELQLLKRQKGEFRDLLEDRDIWSSNLFAKNGSPLDYLQLLRNVPQALIVHGNYLNQDELQYIANHPNMTLVYCPRTHHYFGHSVHPWEQLLKLGGRVAIGTDGRSSNPDLSMWNELRFLKEKSPRADDQQLLHLGTQAGAKALNLPEFGSLKPGASASLNIIRRAAPARSLFAFENDLVGTMIRGQWIHAPV from the coding sequence ATGTCAGGAAGTACCGGACGTTGTTCACTGCAGGCACGTTGGCTATTTACGACGCCGCAGGAAGTCGTCGAAAATCAGGTTCTGGAAATCGACGAAGGACTGATTACGGATATTCACCAGAAGCCGTATTCAGAAACGATCCAACTGGACGATTGCTGTATCACCCCTTCGTTCGTCAACGCCCATGCGCATCTGGAATTCAGCGATCTCGCGGAACCTTTTCCAGTAGAGAAATCTTTCACGGGCTGGGTACGAAATATCCTGCAGTACCGTGAGAAACGACGGAATGCTCTCGCCGACCTGGTCATGGGAGGCCTGTTTGAATTGCGTCATACCGGCAGCGCCGCTGTTGCCGACATCTTAACGGGGAACCTCTCGCCCGCCGACTACCGCGACCACTCCGATTTCCCCGTCAGTTCCGTCGTCTTTCGAGAACTGATTGGTCTTCTACCCGAATCTCATGACGAACAGATTCACCTCGCAGTTCAACATCTCGAACAGTTCCACACTCACGAAGACGATCCCTTCGCCGAGCAGACGACTTGCACGTCGGGCGGACTGAGTCCGCATGCTCCTTATACTGTCCAGATGCGACTCTTCGAACAGTTGGCGAATCTGGCGACAAGCCGAAACGTGCCTGTCGCATTCCATCTGGCGGAAACCAAAGCGGAACTACAGTTACTAAAACGGCAGAAAGGGGAGTTCCGTGATCTACTCGAAGATCGTGACATCTGGTCTTCCAATCTGTTTGCGAAAAACGGGAGTCCACTCGACTACCTGCAACTGCTGCGGAATGTTCCCCAGGCGTTAATCGTACATGGGAACTATTTGAACCAGGATGAACTTCAATACATAGCCAACCATCCCAATATGACGTTGGTCTATTGCCCCCGAACGCACCATTACTTCGGTCACTCTGTTCACCCGTGGGAACAGTTATTGAAGTTGGGAGGCCGCGTTGCCATCGGAACCGATGGCCGATCGTCCAATCCAGACTTGTCGATGTGGAATGAGCTACGTTTTTTGAAAGAAAAGTCGCCGCGCGCCGACGACCAGCAACTGCTGCACCTGGGCACGCAGGCCGGAGCCAAAGCCCTGAATCTGCCTGAATTCGGATCGCTGAAACCGGGAGCCTCTGCCAGTCTTAACATTATCCGCCGCGCCGCCCCCGCCCGCTCCCTTTTCGCGTTTGAAAATGACTTGGTCGGGACGATGATCCGGGGCCAGTGGATTCACGCCCCGGTCTAA
- the mqnC gene encoding cyclic dehypoxanthinyl futalosine synthase — protein MSSDITSLLDKAIAGERLTPEDGLKLFESHDLTAIGSAAHQVTQRLHPEPYRTYNIDRNINYTNACTAVCDFCAFYRPPNHPDVYVLEQDVLLQKIQETVDLGGDQILMQGGLHPKLSLEWYEKMLSNIKENFPQVNIHAFSPPEIHHFTKISKLPLKTVLERLKAAGLGSIPGGGGEILVDRVRKEITRGKVLTDDWLNVNRVWHELGGRSSATMMFGHIETLAERVEHLERLRQLQDETSGFTAFICWTMQPENTDMSDVPPAGAFEYLKTQAIARLYLDNFPNIQSSWVTQGDKIGQVALFFGANDMGSLMIEENVVSQAGTVYHLSLEEIRRCISEAGYIPRQRNVFYDLIDEDLAPKVTPGRSVATLPILN, from the coding sequence TTGTCCAGCGACATTACGTCTCTACTCGATAAAGCGATTGCCGGCGAACGACTGACTCCGGAAGACGGTCTGAAACTCTTTGAGTCACACGACCTAACCGCCATCGGTAGCGCTGCGCACCAGGTGACTCAGCGACTCCATCCGGAACCGTATCGTACCTATAACATCGATCGAAACATCAATTACACCAACGCCTGCACGGCTGTTTGTGATTTCTGCGCCTTCTATCGGCCGCCCAATCATCCTGATGTCTATGTTCTGGAGCAGGATGTCCTCTTGCAAAAAATTCAGGAGACAGTCGACCTGGGTGGTGATCAGATTCTGATGCAGGGAGGCCTGCATCCTAAACTGTCTCTCGAATGGTACGAGAAAATGCTCTCTAACATTAAAGAGAACTTCCCCCAGGTAAATATCCACGCGTTCAGCCCTCCGGAAATTCATCACTTCACCAAAATCAGCAAACTTCCTCTCAAAACCGTACTCGAACGGTTAAAAGCAGCGGGACTGGGTTCCATCCCCGGTGGGGGCGGTGAGATTCTGGTCGACCGTGTTCGGAAAGAAATCACACGTGGGAAAGTCTTGACCGACGACTGGTTGAATGTCAATCGCGTCTGGCACGAACTGGGAGGACGATCCTCGGCCACCATGATGTTTGGACATATCGAAACTTTGGCCGAGCGTGTCGAACACTTGGAACGCCTCCGTCAGTTGCAGGACGAAACCAGCGGATTCACCGCTTTCATCTGCTGGACGATGCAGCCTGAGAATACAGACATGTCCGATGTTCCCCCTGCCGGAGCATTTGAATACCTGAAAACTCAGGCTATCGCACGTTTGTATCTCGATAACTTCCCCAACATTCAGTCTTCCTGGGTGACCCAGGGAGACAAAATCGGCCAAGTCGCGCTCTTCTTCGGAGCCAACGATATGGGAAGTCTGATGATCGAGGAAAATGTCGTCTCGCAGGCAGGAACGGTTTATCACCTGTCGCTCGAAGAGATCCGACGATGCATTTCCGAGGCGGGTTACATCCCCCGACAACGAAACGTTTTCTACGACCTGATCGACGAAGACCTGGCGCCAAAGGTAACGCCTGGTCGGTCTGTAGCGACTTTGCCGATTCTAAATTGA